Proteins encoded in a region of the Geoanaerobacter pelophilus genome:
- a CDS encoding two-component system sensor histidine kinase NtrB produces the protein MLKRVLLLSGVGLTVALLWFAISNYRTAVPLAEENLRGVALSISSAVENAAVHDPTFHSLNTLRPKDLAFLAVLDRDGIYRFHSNPDLIGTRSDDGRYSAVLQKADAIEGRVVLGTGEKAYEFLAPLYLPDAEMILRLTLHTYRADAVVRKAELNMTILIGLLLTGWVMAAFIYRFALREELHHLEMARQEGLARLGEMGATLAHEIRNPLAGIKGFAQIIEKKPIDSRNSEFGRLIVAEVLRLENLVTSLLSYAKTERNAVSLFWLKELIAHSVALVSAELAQQKITLVTDCAESVQCRGDRDRLGQVLLNLVKNAVQAMPDGGTLTIAAQTRGRGVVISVSDTGQGINEEDQARIFEPFFTTKARGTGLGLALCKKIVEEHQGTISVTSAAGKGTSVIIELPGGVWE, from the coding sequence ATGCTGAAAAGAGTTCTCCTGCTTAGTGGAGTTGGCCTTACAGTGGCCCTGCTCTGGTTTGCCATAAGCAATTATCGGACAGCAGTGCCTTTGGCGGAAGAGAATCTCCGGGGAGTTGCCCTGTCCATTTCTTCGGCTGTAGAAAACGCGGCAGTCCATGATCCTACCTTTCACTCCCTTAATACCCTTCGCCCCAAAGATTTAGCCTTTCTGGCAGTGCTGGACAGAGACGGCATCTATCGGTTCCATTCAAATCCCGATCTGATTGGGACTCGTTCAGATGATGGTCGCTACTCTGCGGTACTACAAAAAGCAGATGCGATTGAAGGCCGGGTTGTGCTCGGTACCGGGGAAAAAGCCTATGAATTCCTGGCTCCGCTTTACCTTCCTGACGCGGAAATGATCTTGCGGTTGACCCTGCATACCTATCGAGCCGATGCCGTTGTCCGCAAGGCAGAGTTGAACATGACGATCCTCATCGGGCTGCTGCTCACCGGCTGGGTCATGGCCGCCTTTATTTATCGTTTTGCCCTGCGGGAAGAGCTGCATCATCTGGAGATGGCCCGACAGGAAGGCCTGGCACGTTTAGGTGAGATGGGGGCAACGCTTGCCCATGAAATCCGCAATCCATTGGCAGGCATCAAGGGGTTTGCCCAGATTATCGAGAAGAAGCCTATCGATAGCCGTAACAGTGAATTCGGCCGGCTGATTGTTGCGGAAGTCCTCCGCCTGGAAAATCTCGTCACCAGCCTCCTGAGCTATGCCAAGACCGAGCGAAATGCGGTTAGTCTTTTCTGGCTCAAGGAGCTGATTGCCCATTCCGTGGCCCTAGTGAGCGCTGAACTCGCACAACAGAAAATTACACTGGTCACTGACTGCGCCGAGAGTGTGCAGTGCCGAGGTGACCGGGATCGTCTGGGACAGGTCCTGCTCAACCTGGTAAAAAACGCTGTTCAGGCAATGCCGGATGGCGGAACTTTGACCATTGCGGCACAGACGAGAGGTAGAGGCGTGGTTATTTCAGTCTCCGATACCGGACAAGGCATAAATGAAGAGGACCAAGCCAGGATATTCGAGCCTTTTTTTACCACAAAGGCCAGAGGAACCGGCCTGGGACTAGCGCTTTGCAAAAAAATCGTCGAGGAGCATCAGGGGACCATCAGCGTAACAAGCGCTGCCGGTAAGGGAACCTCGGTTATTATTGAACTACCCGGCGGGGTATGGGAGTGA
- a CDS encoding hybrid sensor histidine kinase/response regulator, with protein sequence MKLFRQTLLAVVLTAIIGVLTHTAVTKYVVHKAEENLQSIILSHRAFHAYIQQVMHPAYYKAKDEGKVAQDFYAPQLLSSSHIIRVMHGLFNKEREKEGLPLVYYKMASQNPRNPVNIADDREAWLIKLFNDQRDLKEHTEIRTINGKKYLLYAKPFLETNQACLRCHGKRTDAPVGLQQIYSGQGGFNESAGIIRAIESIRIPLNDEFTAAFVATTATLAAAAILIALYLFNMRLRQRIRENTAALAISEANYQHFTALTSDYVHKCARKGSAPYRIQWVGGALKTISGFSAEEMLERGCWVSIVHPDDKQATVEALDRLRPGDIKEISFRIIVKDQSVRWILDTCQCEQGTSNDELILYGAASDITERKQAEEMLQFTRASVNAVSDAIFWVTADGRIVDVNDAACQSLGYSREELLKMEVSDIDPSNSSEDMQRQFPELRRQGTLRFEATHCAKDGRVFPVEIAANYVCYGAEERNCGIARDISDRKRNEEERLNLEKQLLHAQKLESLGVLAGGIAHDFNNLLTSIVGNTDLALLRLNPESPVRDNLQRVEEAATRAADLAKQMLAYSGKGKFVIEPIDLNRIVEEMAKMLEVSISKKCVLRFNFAESLPTVDADATQLRQVIMNLVINASEAIGNKSGVIAISSGCMQCDRRYLSSAWLNEQIPEGLYVWLEIADTGCGMDKETVSKIFDPFFTTKFTGRGLGMAAVLGIVRGHKGAIKVYSEPGRGTTFKILLPAGGRPKELGNEIADEHLEWKGSGTVLLVDDEETVIAIGTEMLKELGFDVLTAMDGREALEVFTQQQGKICCVILDLTMPHMDGEQAFRELRLLAPDVQVIMSSGYNEQEINQRFAGKGLAGFIQKPYKLSMLKEVILNVNQGIDTVVS encoded by the coding sequence TTACCCACACCGCAGTTACCAAATACGTCGTACACAAAGCAGAAGAAAACCTCCAGAGCATCATTCTCTCCCACAGGGCATTCCATGCGTACATCCAGCAGGTGATGCACCCTGCCTACTACAAGGCCAAAGACGAAGGGAAGGTCGCTCAGGATTTCTATGCACCGCAACTGCTCTCGTCATCCCATATCATTAGGGTTATGCACGGTCTCTTCAACAAGGAACGAGAAAAAGAAGGGCTACCTCTCGTTTACTACAAAATGGCCTCGCAAAACCCCAGAAACCCGGTGAACATTGCCGATGACAGAGAAGCGTGGCTCATAAAACTTTTCAACGACCAGCGTGACCTCAAAGAGCATACCGAGATCAGAACCATCAATGGCAAGAAATATTTGCTCTACGCCAAACCGTTTCTCGAAACCAATCAAGCATGCCTACGTTGCCACGGCAAGCGCACAGATGCGCCTGTCGGGCTGCAACAGATCTATTCCGGTCAGGGGGGATTCAATGAATCTGCCGGAATAATCCGAGCAATCGAATCGATCCGTATTCCTCTTAATGATGAATTCACAGCCGCATTCGTCGCAACCACCGCAACACTAGCCGCCGCAGCTATCCTCATCGCTCTCTATCTCTTTAACATGCGGCTTCGCCAAAGAATAAGGGAGAACACCGCTGCTCTCGCCATAAGCGAGGCGAATTATCAGCACTTCACTGCCCTCACCTCTGATTATGTTCACAAATGCGCACGTAAAGGGAGTGCCCCGTACCGGATACAGTGGGTCGGCGGTGCCCTGAAAACCATATCGGGATTCAGCGCCGAGGAAATGCTTGAACGTGGATGCTGGGTGTCAATCGTGCACCCAGACGACAAGCAAGCCACGGTTGAAGCCCTCGACAGGCTTAGACCTGGGGACATCAAGGAGATTTCTTTCCGGATTATTGTCAAGGATCAAAGCGTTCGATGGATTTTGGATACGTGCCAGTGCGAACAGGGGACATCGAACGATGAACTGATATTGTACGGTGCTGCATCGGACATAACGGAGCGCAAGCAAGCCGAGGAGATGCTACAGTTCACCCGTGCCAGTGTCAATGCCGTGTCGGATGCAATCTTTTGGGTCACGGCTGACGGTCGTATCGTTGATGTAAATGATGCTGCCTGCCAGTCTCTTGGTTATTCACGTGAAGAGCTGTTAAAGATGGAAGTCTCCGACATTGACCCCAGCAATAGCAGTGAAGACATGCAGCGCCAGTTCCCCGAACTCCGCAGGCAGGGTACCCTGCGCTTTGAAGCAACTCATTGCGCCAAAGACGGTCGAGTATTCCCGGTAGAGATCGCTGCCAACTATGTGTGCTATGGCGCCGAGGAGCGCAATTGCGGTATTGCCCGGGATATTTCCGATCGTAAGCGTAATGAAGAAGAACGACTCAATCTTGAGAAGCAACTGCTGCATGCCCAAAAACTGGAAAGTCTTGGCGTCCTTGCCGGAGGCATAGCCCATGATTTTAACAACCTCCTAACCTCAATCGTCGGCAATACCGATCTTGCCTTGCTGAGGCTTAATCCGGAATCACCGGTGCGCGACAACCTACAGAGAGTCGAGGAAGCTGCTACCCGTGCCGCCGACCTTGCCAAGCAGATGCTCGCTTACTCAGGCAAAGGAAAGTTTGTCATCGAACCAATCGATCTGAATCGCATAGTAGAGGAGATGGCGAAGATGCTGGAAGTCTCTATCTCCAAAAAATGCGTATTGAGATTCAACTTCGCTGAATCGCTTCCGACTGTTGATGCAGACGCCACTCAGCTGCGCCAGGTCATCATGAATTTGGTCATCAATGCCTCTGAAGCGATAGGCAACAAGAGTGGGGTAATCGCAATCAGCTCTGGCTGTATGCAGTGTGATCGGCGGTACTTAAGCAGCGCGTGGTTGAACGAACAGATTCCCGAAGGTTTGTATGTCTGGCTTGAGATCGCCGACACCGGCTGCGGCATGGATAAGGAAACCGTGTCTAAAATATTCGACCCGTTCTTCACCACCAAGTTCACTGGCCGCGGCTTGGGGATGGCGGCCGTTTTGGGAATTGTCCGCGGCCATAAAGGGGCCATAAAGGTTTACAGTGAACCAGGTCGTGGGACGACGTTCAAGATTCTGCTCCCGGCAGGAGGCAGGCCAAAGGAATTGGGCAATGAGATAGCTGACGAGCATCTAGAGTGGAAAGGCAGTGGAACGGTTCTGCTGGTTGACGACGAGGAAACGGTCATCGCCATTGGTACTGAAATGCTGAAGGAACTCGGATTTGATGTTTTGACGGCAATGGATGGTAGGGAGGCGCTGGAGGTTTTCACGCAGCAACAGGGCAAGATTTGCTGTGTCATCCTTGACCTGACCATGCCACATATGGATGGCGAGCAGGCGTTCAGGGAACTACGCCTGCTTGCTCCGGATGTTCAGGTAATCATGTCCAGCGGTTACAACGAGCAGGAGATCAACCAGCGCTTTGCCGGCAAGGGGCTGGCAGGATTCATCCAAAAGCCTTACAAACTGTCGATGCTAAAGGAGGTTATCTTGAATGTTAATCAAGGAATCGACACAGTTGTAAGTTAG